The Kryptolebias marmoratus isolate JLee-2015 linkage group LG7, ASM164957v2, whole genome shotgun sequence region cagaagctaaaaccagcaaaccagcggctgaaaggagcagaatatgagctaaaagcagtaaaatagATGCTACAATTAGGAAACCTGtagcttaaagcagcaaaacagatgctaaagctcaaatgagaaaaactagctaagagctaaaagtatcaaactGTAACTAGAAGTAGCGACCTttagctaaatatagcaaactgtatgtaaaagctgaaactagcaaacactagctaaaagtagcaaactgtagctaaaagctgaaagtagcaaactgtagctaaaggtagcaaactgtagctaaaagcgaAAAGTAgcaaacacaagctaaaagctaaaagtaacaaactgtagctaaaagctgaaagtagcaaactgtagctaaaggtagcaaactgtagctaaaagcaaaaagtagcaaacacaagctaaaagctaaaagtagcaaactgtagctaaaagctaaaagtagcaaactagctaaaagtagcaaactgtagctaaaagctaaaagtagcacactgtagctaaaaggctaaaagtagcaaactgtagctaaaagctgaaagtagcagaggaagacaaaaataaagaaactttgctgaaacagattttaaagacaacagtccttaaaaggaactgaagagaacttaaagtattttaacattttcatgtGAATGATTGAAATGGCACAAAGtaatcagaagaaaaatgagaaacagtCGAGTAAAGTCTGAGGGAAGTGGAAGTGTTGTGAAGTTCCTCCATCACCTGTGTCTTCATCCTGGGGTACTTCATCTGTTCGATGAAGCTGTCGGCCATCTGCAGCGCCGCCCTCTTCTCCTCAGCATTCGCGCCGTTACCTGGTGAGGTCATCAGTGCTCACCGTTAGAGTCCGTCATAATGAGTCAGCAGGTCAGAGCTGCTGCCGACAGTTTtccacaaacatttaaacatttctacaaCAGTGAGCAAAGAAAGGTGATTCAGAAGACGCTCGATGAAACTGCGGTATCTGTGGCGTCTGCCCGCCACCGCCATGTCTGAGTGCAGCTCGGGAGGAGCCGGCGTTTCCCTTCACCTTTCCACACGATGATTTTCCCGTTCGCCCCGTTATCCAGGATGAAGCAGTCGTCTCGGACCAGCAGCTCCTTGGCAAACGGGCTCTTCTCCGCCACCTTGGTCATGGTCATGGAGCCCGTGGCGTCGGACACCTGAAGGGCGGAAACAGACGAGACCGGTGTCAGGGCGAGCGGCGCCTCCTGTCCTAACGGAGGCGCTGCTTGGGGAAACAGTCACCTTGTAGAGCGAGGCCGAGTTGGACGCGTCGGCCTTGCTGTCCTCTTCCGGGGTGCTTTCTGCCAGCGCTGGCACCGGGCCGAGAACCTGAtcccaaaaagacaaaaccacacGATACCCGAACGTTACAGAAATCGGCGAGCAGAGAAAAAACGCCTCCGCTGCTCTCACCTTCAGCATCTCCTCGGGCTCCTCCCCCTCGCAGGAGTCCACGATCCGGGCCTTGCCGTGCCGGTCCGTGTCCCGGATCAGCGAGGCGATCTCCCGCACCTTCTGCTTCTCGAAGATGTTGGCCTGCGATCCGATCCACGACACGATCAGCTGCCGAgtgaaaaccaaaagaaacaaaaagggggATTCGTTTACGAGGCTTTAGGCTCGGCTGCGCAGCATTTCGGAGGGGAAAGAAGAAGACCGACAATcactgtgtgttagcaaaatatctcacgagctgctagatggatttgaatgaaccTCTCATTGAGCAAACACGGGATGAAGATTgttgtttggagtcaatccgactcaaaatggctgcaacaggTAGAGCTGGGCATCGATTGAATCCAGTTCCGATTCCACGTTTCTGATTCTTGATTCCAAGAACGGAATATCCGTGGCACATAAGCTGCTGAGCCACCGTTTGACGTCGGGTGGAACTTGTTCGCCGCCTCAGTGTTGGGATGAGACGTATTTTGCTGTTTCCCTTCCCTGATTCCGACCACAGAGCGGCGCCAGGCGGCCGGGTCGGGGCCGAAATGGCAGACGGGTGACCTGGTCCATCGCCCTCCTTAGCTCCGAGCCGACTGGTCGTTTCTTTCGCTCAAGTTAAGCCTCCGTGGCTGCGTGCGCCACGTTGTGCAGATTCTTCCTCGTTGGTGTTcggctgcttcttcttcttctgggtATCGAAACTAGGAATCGAAACTTAAAAATCTGAGCGATTCCGGGAGAATCGAAAACGTTAGGCTCGGCTCCAGTCGGCTGTCGCGACTCGATGCCCAACCCAACAGCCTGGTCGGTGTCACAAAATGTAGAGctagtggtagtagctgagagtcgttcccagGACACACCCTGCGACCGAAAGGCGGCGGCGGCTCGGCCATTTCTCGAACacgagttgtttgtttgtttgtttgtgtgtttgtgtggagcGCCTCACCTCTCCCAGGTCGAGGATGAAGCAGTCGCCCTTGTTGAAGCTGCTCCAGGACAGCTCCACCTCCTTGGCACGGATGTTGCGTTTCCCCTTGATATGGTACAGCCTCTGAACGGCGCCGGAGCCCTGAGGCCTCCTGAAGCCCGACTCCACGCCGCCCTCCTGCGAGCGAGCACAGGAAACCCCATCTCACTCGTTGTCTTTAAAGCAGCTCTCCAGGTTGGAGGAGGCGTGACTCGGAGCGTTTGTTTGAGCAAGGGCCGTTAAAACGAACCCGAGTGGCCTTTGCCAGAGAAATCACACAGTGGgcgctgataaaaaaaaacaagatttggcCATAAAACGATAAAAGATAAACTCTGCAACCTAATCAGATCGACTTTAGAGCCTGCTGTTAGGCACCAGGCTTAAGTAAATAGTTTCTGTTTCCTTAAAAGCTGAGCGTCAATGTGTGTTTAAAGGAAGAGGGATGCTCTGGAAAGATTACGAGCAAtaaatatctcacctgctgcagacggCTTTTTGatagacctcagtttggagaaatggtttgaTTTTTTACCGGACTGTCCGGTTAGCGGTTTATTCGAGCAGGGGTTCAGTCAATCtgtctaaaacaggtaagatactaactcgTCACAACATTTCCATCGAATCCCATATTtctgaactacccctttaagtCATAGAGCGGCTGAAACacctgaaaaccaaaaaccaggaaaacacGAAAGAGTCTTAAAAATATtagcatttttaacaaaaaaaaagggaaattccacattttagcacaacatGGATTTGTTCTTTGCAGCAATTTTTCCGCTTCTTCCGTCTCAACCCTTCCGAGTCTTTCTTTTGTcccggtgtgtgtgttttgatgcgCCGCTCACCTTGTAGCTGATCCCTCTGGGGAAGAGCACCATGAACTTGGGGCTCTCGAAGCCCTGGACCTGCCTGTGCTGAATGGGTTCGCCGCCCAGGAAGTTGTCCAGCTGAGTGGCCAGCATGGCGCACGCCACCTGCTCGTCCCGAGACGACTTCTCTCCTGCCCAGAAACGTCCgatgtcaaaaaaataaataaaaagcagtcgGACTGACAGCGCCTGTTCCCTGTCGGGCGCTCAACAAGCACGCCGTCGGGATTGGGCTACTCTATATTTGGGGTGTTTTGAGAAGCTGTTTCTCGTACATCTATAGACCCTAAAACTATGTTTTATTATCGTATATACGGCCGTACGGCGCGGCTAACCGTTCCAAAGATCGGCTTTTTGTCAGGAACAGATGCAGCTTCCTTTAAAGAGCCGTGAATCCCGTCTCGGTTTCCGgatgtccagtggtttatgagattttgaTCAGaccgacgagctaacggctggtcCGAGCGAGACCGAAGCTGCCGTCTTCAAATGTcgtcttttttaactttcaccGTTTGGTTATTTGCACGTGGGAGCAACCATAGCACTTCCCGTAGGAAACAAAAATCCGCACGATTTAATTTACTATGGGACGGCGAAGGCATGAAACGTGCCTCGGGTGTTTGCCTGTAAACATTCGGAGCGCGGAGCGACACGGTGTCGTTGGGCTCGCTGTAACCGAAGCACCGGATACACGCTGGAAACAAAGGCCACATTTGAGCACTGAAACGTTCCTGCTGCATTTTTTATGGGACCTGCTGAGAAAGCGTTCCTGCTTCCACCTCCCGCCCCCCTCCTGTCTTGTCCTCGCAGCCGGCGCCATCAGCGGCAGGGGTTATTGATCATTCAGCTGCGGTGAGGCATGGGGCGAGCGCCGTGTGACTGTTGGCTCTATTGATGGACGGAGCGAAACGGACATAGGAGCGGCTTTTCCTTCAGTTAGTCGTGCCtccatttgtctgtctgttagccaaatatctcatgaaccactggatgaattttaatgaaactctcagaaagtaaccactggatgtgcgtctacaactgactaGCTTTTGGAGTTACCTTGGCTAAAGATGcccgccacagctaatagacctcattaaacacataaatgtttgtaattcggtcaattttacagatattgagctaaaatttggcgtggaagtagctgagagtcatcctcaacacatacatTGAGCACTAACAAAATAtgcaacatctttgcctaaaactttggcattagttattacagtcaactctgttcgtctgttagcaaaataactaaTGAACCACAGAATGAACTataatgaaatttgcagaaagtaatcgctggatgtacctctacaaatGATTAGCTCTCGAAATCaacctgagtcaagatggcagccacagccaatCAGACTTAACcagtacaaaaatggctattactcagtcatttttaccaATATcaagctaaaacttggcgtggtagtagctgagagtcgtcctcaccACATACTCTGAATACCAACAGATATTGCTAGGGTAAACCTCGGCCGCAAACGCCTCACCGAGCCACATGTGGAGGTCAGCCCCCTCCTCGCCGCGGTTCTCCAGCACCAGGTAGGAGTCTCCGTTGTAGAAGGCCCCCACCTCGGAGGCGTCCAGTGGCACCGCCTTCATCTTCTCCACCCTCCACACCTTCAGGCCGGGCTGACGGACCTCTGGGCCGAACTGACCTGGTGCTGCCTGGAATGGGAGCATTCTGCACAGGGGGGGAGAGAAGGAAAACAGTGAGACAAAAccttaaagaagaagaagaagagggatgTCAGAGAAGCTGGTGAGAAAGCTTCACATGACAAACGTCTGACGGGTGACTCACAGACACGCCAAAAAGCGGGCCCGAACAGGAAGTGTCAAACTGTTTTTGGGATTTACTTCTTTCGAATAAGAGGAAGTGAAAGGAGAAGCTCAGTCTGAAGTGTAGTGACCGCAGTTTTTACCTACCAGCCAGACAAAAGAAGTGACGAGAATAAGGGTTTCTAAAATGAtacttcagatcttttaaacGGGGGGTTctgaacaattagtatcttacctgttgtagatagctccttgaccgacctcagtttggtgaaatagGGTTTAATTCTTATCGAATTAAGGAGCTAATGACTGACGGGACTATAAGTAACTCCAAGACTGCCTTAACATAACAACACCActtaaaaagatcaaaaatgttgctttaaagggatagtttggtcatttttaaagggATGTTCTGCCAATTAGCTATCAGGAGTTAGTGCTATGTGCCATAATGGTTGTACATGGGCACACATTTGTTTcacagagaagacagaaaagaatCTGAGTAAAATACGATCTAAAGCATTTTACATCAAATGAAGCACGTCTGTTACATAATAACCTGCAGAAGCTTAAAGATTTGcctttttaattcaaatcagctgtgtggaaaacaaaaaacctccTAGAGCAGCTGATCTTCATCAAATGGAGACGGGAGGTTCATGTATGGCAAGTAGTTGTGTCATATAATTGGTGCTTTTGTTCAAAATCTCTGATGTCAAGCGTTCCTTTTTCACACTAGCTCTCAGTCCACTGAGTCAAATTAATGGAAGCAAACACTCCTTGGTGgccgttttattttatttttagtatttttaacatttttagtaTTTGACCCGTGGCTTACTGTTTACCATTTAAACTGGATAAAAAAGACAGTAAATTATgacttttttaaccttttattgtgaagttAGCTGAAAAACCCTAACttgctgtgtattttttttgtaaaagaaacaacaattaGCGTCTGTTTCTCTCTCATTGTACCGAACTCGAAATCAGGACTTGGGCGAACCGTTACGCCCTGAGTTAGTAGAATATGGATtaatgaagaaacagaaaaaaaaacatcaaaagctcAGGCTAACAGCAAAACAAGACTGCTGCGGGTTTTATGGCCTCGTTTTAGGCgaataaaacaactctttctcaaagaTGACACCCGGTGTGAAAGAACTGCACGTTAGCTAAAAATGAAGCCTTCGCGGTTTTGTTTGACGCTGTTCGTTTAGCTTGTTGTTGTCTCGTCTGAGCTTTCGTGTTGCTACATGAATGTAGGCGTGCTGACGCTGAATATATCGGTCCGACGGGAGTCGAATTAAGTTTTGACTGACCAGACGAGCTGATGCGTTCAGCAGCCTTTTTTACCGGATAACACGGACGTCCggtaaagaaaaca contains the following coding sequences:
- the capgb gene encoding capping protein (actin filament), gelsolin-like b isoform X1: MCFLPPTTHFPRMLPFQAAPGQFGPEVRQPGLKVWRVEKMKAVPLDASEVGAFYNGDSYLVLENRGEEGADLHMWLGEKSSRDEQVACAMLATQLDNFLGGEPIQHRQVQGFESPKFMVLFPRGISYKEGGVESGFRRPQGSGAVQRLYHIKGKRNIRAKEVELSWSSFNKGDCFILDLGELIVSWIGSQANIFEKQKVREIASLIRDTDRHGKARIVDSCEGEEPEEMLKVLGPVPALAESTPEEDSKADASNSASLYKVSDATGSMTMTKVAEKSPFAKELLVRDDCFILDNGANGKIIVWKGNGANAEEKRAALQMADSFIEQMKYPRMKTQVEILPQGKETIIFKQFFKSWN
- the capgb gene encoding capping protein (actin filament), gelsolin-like b isoform X2 gives rise to the protein MLPFQAAPGQFGPEVRQPGLKVWRVEKMKAVPLDASEVGAFYNGDSYLVLENRGEEGADLHMWLGEKSSRDEQVACAMLATQLDNFLGGEPIQHRQVQGFESPKFMVLFPRGISYKEGGVESGFRRPQGSGAVQRLYHIKGKRNIRAKEVELSWSSFNKGDCFILDLGELIVSWIGSQANIFEKQKVREIASLIRDTDRHGKARIVDSCEGEEPEEMLKVLGPVPALAESTPEEDSKADASNSASLYKVSDATGSMTMTKVAEKSPFAKELLVRDDCFILDNGANGKIIVWKGNGANAEEKRAALQMADSFIEQMKYPRMKTQVEILPQGKETIIFKQFFKSWN